From the Euphorbia lathyris chromosome 6, ddEupLath1.1, whole genome shotgun sequence genome, one window contains:
- the LOC136234022 gene encoding O-fucosyltransferase 8 isoform X2 produces the protein MPIKQSKWPANLTESFNPILQLNGGSEYGNIEKPPVQMYSRLLNLASNSLAEKEFKQQKSSFWEEPYQKTAVWKPCADEKKSVRIGKHGKSNGYLLVSANGGLNQQRVAICNAVALAFLLNATLVVPKFLYSNVWKDPSQLGDIYQEEYFMKIMKDEVDIVKELPSHLKSLDVEAIGSQITDADIPKEATPNDYLEKVLPILLKNEVVHFLGFGNRLGFDPVPSELQRLRCKCNFHALKFVPKIQQAGSLLIRRIRRYDSAHSMLDKELLGEFMPGSPLTNDPSRGPFKYLALHLRFEVDMIAYSLCEFGGGEDEKRELKSYRESHFPLLIERVQNSKPISTSELRKLGRCPLTPEEAALVLAGLGFKRGTYIYLASSHIYGEKSRMHPFTSLYPNLVTKETFLTPKELAPFRNFSSQMAALDFIACATSDVFAMTDSGSQLSSLVSGFRTYYGGGHAPTLRPNKKRLAAILSQNNTIEWNTFGDRVRKMIDEGQKVKLRSFGRSIYRQPRCPECMCKSQ, from the exons ATGCCGATCAAGCAATCTAAATG GCCCGCCAATTTGACCGAATCCTTCAACCCAATTCTTCAACTG AATGGCGGAAGTGAGTACGGAAATATAGAAAAACCACCTGTCCAGATGTACAGTCGACTCCTCAACTTAGCATCCAATTCTCTGGCAGAG AAAGAGTTCAAGCAACAAAAATCAAGTTTCTGGGAGGAGCCATACCAGAAGACAGCAGTATGGAAACCTTGCGCAGATGAAAAGAAATCAGTCAGAATAG GAAAACATGGCAAAAGCAATGGCTATTTATTGGTTAGTGCGAATGGCGGTCTCAATCAACAAAGAGTCGCT ATATGTAATGCTGTTGCCCTGGCATTTTTACTTAATGCAACTCTAGTTGTTCCGAAATTTCTGTACAGCAATGTATGGAAGGATCCAAG CCAGCTTGGGGATATTTACCAAGAGGAGTACtttatgaagataatgaaggATGAAGTAGATATAGTAAAGGAACTTCCTTCTCATCTGAAATCCTTAGATGTAGAAGCAATTGGCAGTCAA ATTACAGATGCTGATATTCCTAAGGAAGCAACGCCCAATGATTACCTTGAAAAAGTACTTCCTATCTTGTTGAAAAATGAAGTTGTTCACTTTCTTGGATTTGGAAATCGACTCGGCTTTGATCCAGTGCCTTCTGAACTTCAG AGATTAAGGTGCAAATGTAACTTCCATGCGTTGAAGTTTGTGCCGAAAATTCAACAAGCTGGTTCATTGTTAATCAGAAGAATAAGGAGATATGATTCTGCACATAGTATGCTAGACAAAGAGCTGCTTGGAGAGTTCATGCCTGGCAGTCCGTTAACGAATGATCCCTCAAGAGGACCATTTAAATATCTTGCCCTGCACTTGAGGTTTGAAGTGGACATGATTGCATATTCATTGTGTGAATTTGGAGGTGGAGAAGATGAGAAAAGGGAACTCAAATCCTATAGAGAAAGCCATTTCCCTCTGCTTATTGAGCGGGTGCAAAACTCCAA GCCTATTTCTACATCAGAACTAAGAAAGCTAGGAAGATGTCCATTGACACCTGAAGAAGCCGCACTTGTTCTTGCTGGTCTCGGCTTTAAGCGCGGAACTTACATATATCTTGCAAGTTCTCACATTTATGGTGAAAAATCTAGAATGCATCCCTTCACTAGCCTCTATCCCAATTTGGTGACAAAGGAAACATTCCTCACACCGAAAGAACTTGCACCTTTTAGGAATTTCTCTTCACAG ATGGCTGCATTGGACTTTATTGCTTGTGCAACTTCTGATGTGTTTGCCATGACTGATTCTGGGAGCCAATTGTCTTCCCTGGTGTCTGGTTTTCGGACTTACTATGGAGGTGGACATGCTCCTACCTTGCGGCCTAACAAAAAGAGGCTAGCAGCAATTTTGTCCCAAAATAACACAATAGAATGGAACACTTTTGGAGATAGGGTGAGAAAGATGATCGACGAAGGTCAAAAGGTGAAGCTACGGAGTTTTGGTCGAAGCATTTATCGACAACCAAGGTGCCCAGAATGCATGTGCAAGTCCCAATAG
- the LOC136234022 gene encoding O-fucosyltransferase 8 isoform X1 — protein MGKQGSQRSPRPKGAKDYHVRSLESLSSSDPSFGRRFSGGDNNWKTKVVLLDDLKNENGKLGFKGVYVGKRNTWFRKHIKSIAFMFALLGFLFLLDSVMVTIFDSINVQNGSTSRKSSNVKNGGSEYGNIEKPPVQMYSRLLNLASNSLAEKEFKQQKSSFWEEPYQKTAVWKPCADEKKSVRIGKHGKSNGYLLVSANGGLNQQRVAICNAVALAFLLNATLVVPKFLYSNVWKDPSQLGDIYQEEYFMKIMKDEVDIVKELPSHLKSLDVEAIGSQITDADIPKEATPNDYLEKVLPILLKNEVVHFLGFGNRLGFDPVPSELQRLRCKCNFHALKFVPKIQQAGSLLIRRIRRYDSAHSMLDKELLGEFMPGSPLTNDPSRGPFKYLALHLRFEVDMIAYSLCEFGGGEDEKRELKSYRESHFPLLIERVQNSKPISTSELRKLGRCPLTPEEAALVLAGLGFKRGTYIYLASSHIYGEKSRMHPFTSLYPNLVTKETFLTPKELAPFRNFSSQMAALDFIACATSDVFAMTDSGSQLSSLVSGFRTYYGGGHAPTLRPNKKRLAAILSQNNTIEWNTFGDRVRKMIDEGQKVKLRSFGRSIYRQPRCPECMCKSQ, from the exons ATGGGGAAGCAAGGATCCCAAAGAAGTCCTCGTCCCAAAGGGGCAAAAGATTACCATGTTAGAAGTTTGGAAAGTTTGTCAAGTAGTGATCCTTCCTTTGGGAGGAGATTTTCAGGGGGAGATAATAATTGGAAAACCAAAGTTGTATTGCTTGATGACTTGAAAAATGAGAATGGGAAACTTGGTTTTAAGGGGGTTTATGTGGGGAAAAGGAATACATGGTTTCGTAAGCATATTAAATCAATTGCTTTTATGTTTGCATTGTTGGGTTTCCTTTTTCTGCTTGATTCTGTCATGGTAACCATTTTTGATTCAATAAATGTTCAAAATGGTTCAACCTCAAGGAAATCGAGCAACGTTAAG AATGGCGGAAGTGAGTACGGAAATATAGAAAAACCACCTGTCCAGATGTACAGTCGACTCCTCAACTTAGCATCCAATTCTCTGGCAGAG AAAGAGTTCAAGCAACAAAAATCAAGTTTCTGGGAGGAGCCATACCAGAAGACAGCAGTATGGAAACCTTGCGCAGATGAAAAGAAATCAGTCAGAATAG GAAAACATGGCAAAAGCAATGGCTATTTATTGGTTAGTGCGAATGGCGGTCTCAATCAACAAAGAGTCGCT ATATGTAATGCTGTTGCCCTGGCATTTTTACTTAATGCAACTCTAGTTGTTCCGAAATTTCTGTACAGCAATGTATGGAAGGATCCAAG CCAGCTTGGGGATATTTACCAAGAGGAGTACtttatgaagataatgaaggATGAAGTAGATATAGTAAAGGAACTTCCTTCTCATCTGAAATCCTTAGATGTAGAAGCAATTGGCAGTCAA ATTACAGATGCTGATATTCCTAAGGAAGCAACGCCCAATGATTACCTTGAAAAAGTACTTCCTATCTTGTTGAAAAATGAAGTTGTTCACTTTCTTGGATTTGGAAATCGACTCGGCTTTGATCCAGTGCCTTCTGAACTTCAG AGATTAAGGTGCAAATGTAACTTCCATGCGTTGAAGTTTGTGCCGAAAATTCAACAAGCTGGTTCATTGTTAATCAGAAGAATAAGGAGATATGATTCTGCACATAGTATGCTAGACAAAGAGCTGCTTGGAGAGTTCATGCCTGGCAGTCCGTTAACGAATGATCCCTCAAGAGGACCATTTAAATATCTTGCCCTGCACTTGAGGTTTGAAGTGGACATGATTGCATATTCATTGTGTGAATTTGGAGGTGGAGAAGATGAGAAAAGGGAACTCAAATCCTATAGAGAAAGCCATTTCCCTCTGCTTATTGAGCGGGTGCAAAACTCCAA GCCTATTTCTACATCAGAACTAAGAAAGCTAGGAAGATGTCCATTGACACCTGAAGAAGCCGCACTTGTTCTTGCTGGTCTCGGCTTTAAGCGCGGAACTTACATATATCTTGCAAGTTCTCACATTTATGGTGAAAAATCTAGAATGCATCCCTTCACTAGCCTCTATCCCAATTTGGTGACAAAGGAAACATTCCTCACACCGAAAGAACTTGCACCTTTTAGGAATTTCTCTTCACAG ATGGCTGCATTGGACTTTATTGCTTGTGCAACTTCTGATGTGTTTGCCATGACTGATTCTGGGAGCCAATTGTCTTCCCTGGTGTCTGGTTTTCGGACTTACTATGGAGGTGGACATGCTCCTACCTTGCGGCCTAACAAAAAGAGGCTAGCAGCAATTTTGTCCCAAAATAACACAATAGAATGGAACACTTTTGGAGATAGGGTGAGAAAGATGATCGACGAAGGTCAAAAGGTGAAGCTACGGAGTTTTGGTCGAAGCATTTATCGACAACCAAGGTGCCCAGAATGCATGTGCAAGTCCCAATAG
- the LOC136234022 gene encoding O-fucosyltransferase 8 isoform X3: MYSRLLNLASNSLAEKEFKQQKSSFWEEPYQKTAVWKPCADEKKSVRIGKHGKSNGYLLVSANGGLNQQRVAICNAVALAFLLNATLVVPKFLYSNVWKDPSQLGDIYQEEYFMKIMKDEVDIVKELPSHLKSLDVEAIGSQITDADIPKEATPNDYLEKVLPILLKNEVVHFLGFGNRLGFDPVPSELQRLRCKCNFHALKFVPKIQQAGSLLIRRIRRYDSAHSMLDKELLGEFMPGSPLTNDPSRGPFKYLALHLRFEVDMIAYSLCEFGGGEDEKRELKSYRESHFPLLIERVQNSKPISTSELRKLGRCPLTPEEAALVLAGLGFKRGTYIYLASSHIYGEKSRMHPFTSLYPNLVTKETFLTPKELAPFRNFSSQMAALDFIACATSDVFAMTDSGSQLSSLVSGFRTYYGGGHAPTLRPNKKRLAAILSQNNTIEWNTFGDRVRKMIDEGQKVKLRSFGRSIYRQPRCPECMCKSQ, from the exons ATGTACAGTCGACTCCTCAACTTAGCATCCAATTCTCTGGCAGAG AAAGAGTTCAAGCAACAAAAATCAAGTTTCTGGGAGGAGCCATACCAGAAGACAGCAGTATGGAAACCTTGCGCAGATGAAAAGAAATCAGTCAGAATAG GAAAACATGGCAAAAGCAATGGCTATTTATTGGTTAGTGCGAATGGCGGTCTCAATCAACAAAGAGTCGCT ATATGTAATGCTGTTGCCCTGGCATTTTTACTTAATGCAACTCTAGTTGTTCCGAAATTTCTGTACAGCAATGTATGGAAGGATCCAAG CCAGCTTGGGGATATTTACCAAGAGGAGTACtttatgaagataatgaaggATGAAGTAGATATAGTAAAGGAACTTCCTTCTCATCTGAAATCCTTAGATGTAGAAGCAATTGGCAGTCAA ATTACAGATGCTGATATTCCTAAGGAAGCAACGCCCAATGATTACCTTGAAAAAGTACTTCCTATCTTGTTGAAAAATGAAGTTGTTCACTTTCTTGGATTTGGAAATCGACTCGGCTTTGATCCAGTGCCTTCTGAACTTCAG AGATTAAGGTGCAAATGTAACTTCCATGCGTTGAAGTTTGTGCCGAAAATTCAACAAGCTGGTTCATTGTTAATCAGAAGAATAAGGAGATATGATTCTGCACATAGTATGCTAGACAAAGAGCTGCTTGGAGAGTTCATGCCTGGCAGTCCGTTAACGAATGATCCCTCAAGAGGACCATTTAAATATCTTGCCCTGCACTTGAGGTTTGAAGTGGACATGATTGCATATTCATTGTGTGAATTTGGAGGTGGAGAAGATGAGAAAAGGGAACTCAAATCCTATAGAGAAAGCCATTTCCCTCTGCTTATTGAGCGGGTGCAAAACTCCAA GCCTATTTCTACATCAGAACTAAGAAAGCTAGGAAGATGTCCATTGACACCTGAAGAAGCCGCACTTGTTCTTGCTGGTCTCGGCTTTAAGCGCGGAACTTACATATATCTTGCAAGTTCTCACATTTATGGTGAAAAATCTAGAATGCATCCCTTCACTAGCCTCTATCCCAATTTGGTGACAAAGGAAACATTCCTCACACCGAAAGAACTTGCACCTTTTAGGAATTTCTCTTCACAG ATGGCTGCATTGGACTTTATTGCTTGTGCAACTTCTGATGTGTTTGCCATGACTGATTCTGGGAGCCAATTGTCTTCCCTGGTGTCTGGTTTTCGGACTTACTATGGAGGTGGACATGCTCCTACCTTGCGGCCTAACAAAAAGAGGCTAGCAGCAATTTTGTCCCAAAATAACACAATAGAATGGAACACTTTTGGAGATAGGGTGAGAAAGATGATCGACGAAGGTCAAAAGGTGAAGCTACGGAGTTTTGGTCGAAGCATTTATCGACAACCAAGGTGCCCAGAATGCATGTGCAAGTCCCAATAG
- the LOC136233705 gene encoding uncharacterized protein: MHPRRPRGRPPLNRGRGRGRDEERSELGWGLEGIGDSEASDARVPPINQPQRQQQPLPPRRPVNLPAEQPAPYVAPQAAMPQVVQLEPRALVEAFVTMMETREAHRRPSELIEDAKNCGAFDFKGTIDSEEADNWLNATEKAFSTMQLRDEDKVRVVFGLLHGPADAWLTRVRGLYPEGLNWGVFKREFMREYLTETFQKAKRNEFFNLKQGTLAVKEYVDKFDDLYRYASQWFPTEEVKCERFKDGLSAFYQNELSLYEGVHYRGWVEKALQKEKLKGKLESETSQKQSEEVGRSKFARGGPSQFRGSQIQSQASRGAFVNRSTFRAPDTFSQASHSPSIASSGNVLKCSQCGQFHSGECRKRTLQCFQCGGSGHLRRDCPSWRTTEPQRRIVCYECGEEGHVRTRCPKLNRAGRGRGLQTDRGSRGNLFGRGNNRGNGRGNNMGRGAGNTSQGARNQGNQSDRAATQPRAFAMTPQEAVASAEVITGEEVQGTERGTRS, encoded by the exons ATGCATCCGAGACGACCGCGTGGCCGACCGCCTCTAAATAGAGGTAGAGGTAGAGGTAGAGATGAGGAAAGAAGCGAGTTAGGATGGGGTCTTGAGGGCATAGGGGatagtgaagcttctgatgctagAGTTCCACCCATTAACCAACCTCAAAGACAACAACAACCATTGCCTCCACGTCGACCTGTTAATCTTCCAGCTGAACAACCTGCACCATATGTGGCTCCACAAGCTGCAATGCCACAAGTAGTACAACTTGAACCCCGAGCTTtagttgaagcttttgttaccaTGATGGAAACACGGGAAGCACATAGAAGGCCCAGTGAACTGATTGAGGATGCCAAAAATTGTGGGGCATTTGATTTCAAAGGTACCATTGACTCTGAGGAAGCTGATAATTGGTTAAATGCTACAGAAAAAGCCTTTAGTACTATGCAGTTACGGGATGAGGATAAAGTCAGGGTTGTGTTTGGTTTATTACATGGACCAGCAGATGCATGGTTAACTCGAGTCAGGGGTTTGTATCCTGAAGGTTTGAATTGGGGAGTTTTCAAACGTGAATTCATGAGAGAATATCTGACTGAAACATTCCAGAAAGCGAAGAGAAATGAGTTCTTTAATTTGAAACAGGGGACTTTGGCTGTGAAAGAGTATGTGGACAAGTTCGATGATTTATACCGTTATGCTAGTCAGTGGTTTCCTACTGAGGAAGTGAAATGTGAGAGATTTAAGGATGGATTGAGTGCATTTTATCAGAATGAGCTGAGTTTATACGAGGGTGTACATTATCGTGGTTGGGTAGAGAAAGCATTACAGAAAGAAAAGTTAAAGGGGAAGTTAGAATCAGAGACTAGTCAAAAGCAGTCAGAGGAGGTTGGGAGATCAAAGTTTGCTAGAGGAGGACCATCTCAGTTTCGGGGTAGTCAGATACAAAGTCAGGCTTCAAGAGGAGCATTTGTGAATCGTAGTACTTTTCGAGCACCTGATACTTTTAGCCAAGCTTCACACAGTCCTTCAATTGCTAGTAGTGGTAATGTTTTAAAGTGTAGTCAGTGTGGGCAATTTCATTCAGGTGAATGCAGAAAGAGAACATTACAGTGTTTTCAGTGTGGCGGAAGTGGTCACTTAAGGAGGGATTGTCCTTCATGGAGGACAACTGAACCACAAAGACGAATTGTTTGTTATgagtgtggtgaggaaggacatgTACGTACTAGATGTCCTAAACTGAATAGAGCTGGAAGGGGTAGAGGATTACAGACTGACAGAGGAAGTAGAGGTAATTTGTTTGGGAGAGGAAATAATCGGGGTAATGGTAGAGGTAATAACATGGGAAGAGGAGCTGGTAATACTTCTCAAGGAGCTAGGAATCAGGGTAATCAGTCAGATAGAGCTGCAACTCAACCTCGAGCTTTTGCTATGACTCCACAAGAAGCTGTTGCATCTGCAGAAGTTATCACTG gcgaagaagtgcaaggtaccgagaggggtactcgatcctag
- the LOC136234007 gene encoding nucleobase-ascorbate transporter 2, translated as MAEAVKPEEITHPPMDQLQGLEYCIDSNPSWGEAIALGFQHYILALGTAVMIPSFLVPLMGGDHGDKIRVVQTLLFVEGINTLIQTLFGTRLPTVIGGSYAFMVPIISIIHDPSLLSIQDTHVRFLSTMRAVQGALIVSSSIQIILGYSQLWAICSRFFSPLGMVPVISLVGFGLFDRGFPVVGHCVEIGIPMLILFVAFSQYLKNFQLKQLPILERFALIISITVIWAYSHLLTASGAYKHRPELTQVNCRTDKAYLISSAPWIKIPYPLQWGAPTFDAGHCFGMMAAVIVSLIESTGAYKAASRLASATPPPAHVLSRGIGWQGIGILLNGLFGTLSGSTVSVENIGLLGSTRVGSRRVIQISAGFMIFFSMLGKFGALFASIPFPIFAAAYCVLFGLVASVGLSFLQFTNMNSMRNLFITGVALFLGLSIPEYFREYTSKAFHGPAHTRAGWFNDFLNTIFFSSPTVALIVAVFLDNTLEYKDSARDRGMPWWVKFRTFKGDSRNEEFYTLPFNLNRFFPPS; from the exons ATGGCGGAAGCTGTAAAGCCGGAAGAGATAACTCATCCCCCAATGGATCAACTTCAAGGTTTAGAATACTGTATTGACTCTAATCCATCTTGGG GAGAAGCTATTGCTTTGGGTTTCCAGCATTACATTTTGGCATTAGGAACTGCTGTTATGATTCCTTCATTTCTTGTTCCATTAATGGGTGGTGATCAT GGTGACAAAATAAGAGTAGTACAGACTCTATTATTTGTGGAAGGGATAAATACATTGATTCAGACACTGTTTGGAACTCGGTTGCCAACAGTGATTGGTGGATCTTATGCATTTATGGTCCCTATCATATCAATAATTCATGACCCTTCATTGCTGAGCATACAGGACACTCACGTG AGATTTCTTAGCACCATGAGAGCAGTGCAAGGTGCTCTAATAGTATCATCAAGCATACAAATAATTTTGGGGTACAGTCAGTTGTGGGCCATTTGCTCCAG GTTTTTTAGTCCACTTGGAATGGTTCCTGTTATTTCATTAGTGGGCTTTGGTCTATTTGATAGAGGCTTCCCTGTG GTTGGACATTGTGTGGAAATTGGCATTCCCATGCTTATCCTATTCGTGGCCTTCTCCCAG TACTTGAAGAACTTTCAGCTGAAACAACTACCAATACTGGAACGGTTTGCTCTGATTATATCAATTACAGTGATATGGGCATATTCACACCTTTTGACAGCCAGTGGTGCCTACAAACATCGACCGGAGCTTACCCAAGTTAATTGTCGAACCGACAAGGCCTATCTCATTTCATCCGCTCCATG GATAAAGATTCCTTATCCTCTTCAGTGGGGTGCTCCTACTTTTGATGCTGGTCATTGTTTTGGAATGATGGCTGCTGTTATAGTCTCATTAATTGAG TCAACTGGAGCATATAAGGCTGCTTCGCGTCTAGCAAGTGCCACTCCGCCTCCTGCGCATGTTCTTAGTCGTGGTATTGGCTGGCAGGGCATAGGGATCCTTCTCAACGGACTCTTTGGAACATTAAGTGGCTCAACTGTCTCTGT AGAAAACATCGGCCTGCTTGGAAGTACTCGTGTTGGCAGCCGCAGGGTTATCCAAATCTCAGCTGGTTTTATGATTTTCTTCTCAATGTTAG GAAAATTTGGAGCTTTATTTGCATCAATACCTTTCCCTATTTTTGCCGCGGCTTATTGTGTTCTATTTGGTCTTGTTG CTTCTGTGGGATTGTCATTTTTGCAATTCACAAATATGAACTCAATGAGGAACCTATTCATCACTGGTGTAGCTTTGTTTCTTGGCTTATCTATCCCTGAATACTTCAGAGAATACACATCCAAGGCCTTTCATGGTCCTGCACATACAAGAGCTGGATGG TTCAATGATTTCTTGAATACCATATTCTTCTCATCACCAACTGTTGCATTGATTGTTGCTGTGTTCTTGGATAATACACTTGAATACAAAGATAGTGCTAGAGATAGAGGAATGCCATGGTGGGTTAAGTTCAGGACATTCAAGGGAGACAGTAGGAATGAAGAATTCTATACTCTTCCTTTCAATCTTAATCGGTTCTTCCCGCCGTCATGA